The window CAGATCAGCCAGATAATCGTGGGCGGCGTCAGTGATGGTAATAGCGGTCATGGAAACTCCTCGCAGGCTTGGGCGCAGTTTACGCCAATCATCGCGCCGTACAAAGTCCTAGTATTTTTGTCGGGAAAGAGCCGGAACAACGTTGCTTGCCGATTCGCCGTCAATCCAGCCTTTAAGCCACCGATAGCTGCTTTTTTCCACAAATTCGTAACTTGCCCAGGAGGCCACACCGATGGTCAGCACGCAAACAGCGAACATCACGTAGGGATTTACCCCATAACGCTGTGCGAAAAATCCGCCGGCAGACAGCACCAGCACGTGCATCAGGTACACCGAGTAGGAACAATCGCCGAGCACCTTGAACAGCCGGGTGTTCTCGAAAAAGCGTTCCAGCGCCATGCACGCCATCACCAGCACCGCACTGGGCACGCCCCAGGCGATGAAACGTGGCTGCGGTGCCAGGTTATAAATCGCCAGCAATGCGCCGCCAATCCCCAGCAAGGGCAGCCAGAAACCGGGTTTGATCCAGCCGCGCCGGTAAATCATGCCGATGGCGATCCCCAGCAGAAACTCATAAACAATGTCCGAATGGTAGAACTCGCTGATCCAGCCATATCCGGTCCAGGCCTGACACACCACAAACAACAGCGCGCCAACAATCAGCAGCCGAACCTGCAAGCGAAACAGCAATGCCCAGGCAAACAGCACGTAGAAGAGCATTTCGTAGTTCAGCGTCCAGCCGACATTAAGCGTCGGATAAATCCCGTAGCCGCCGGGGTTTTCCGTGGGAATGAACAACAGCGACAGCAGGAAATGCGACCAGTCGATCGTCTGATCCGGCAATACAGGCTGTGCGAACACGACCACCAGCGCCATCAGCACCGTGTACAGCCAGTACGCCGGAACGATGCGAAACAGTCGATACAGAAGAAACCGCCCGGGCGGCAGCGATTTGCCTTCGGTGGACAGGAAGATCACCAGCCCGCTGATGACAAAGAAGATATCAACGCCCACCGCGCCCTTATCGATGAACATCTGCCCCACCGGGCCACGGGCCTGGAAGTCGAAGAAAATCTGCATAAAATGGTGGCAGACCACCGTCCAGGCCGCGACGGCGCGCAGTGCCTGTACTGAAATCAACATGGTGGCCCTCCGATCGCTAATCTCCAAACCACCACACATCCGCTGTGGGAGCGAGCCTGCTCGCGATAGCGGAGTGTCAGTCGATATTGATTTGCCTGATACACCGCTATCGCGAGCAGGCTCGCTCCCACAAGGGATTGGCGGTGCCTATGAAATCCGACACCTGCTCACCCTTAAAGGTCGATCAAAGATTCTCGTACCGGTTCATGTCCAGCACGCCCTCTTCCACCGGCTCGGTTTCGTGGATGTAGCGGCTCAGGTCATGGAAGTAGAACCAGAACTGCGGATGGCTGCGGCGAATACCCCAGCGCTCGACGATTTTCTCGAAACGGTGCGCGTCCTTGGCGTTTTCCATGGCATCGACGAACGCCGGCACCTGGTCGGCCGGAATGTTGAACATGAAATTCGGATAGCTGCTGAGCACGCCCGGAAAAATCGTCACGGTGTCGAGCCCTGGCTGATAACGCCGCGACTCACCGAGCAGGAACGCCACATTGCTGTGGGCCCGGTTGCGCAACAGGCTGTAGACCTCGCGCTTGCCGCTCGCCGTCTCGATGCGCAGCATGGTCGCCTCCGGCAACTGATCGATGACCTTCAAACCCGCCGCCGGGCGTGACGTCAGGCGACTCAAGGCCTGCTCGGCACTCTGCAATGCCGGGTCGATGTTCGGCCGCGAGCAGTAAGCGCCATCGCAGCGGTTGATTGGATCGGGCCTGGCATTGAGTTCGCCGTAACGGGTCAACAACTGCATCGCGAAGTCGCGTTTGGGATCTTTCTCATCCAGTTTCAGCGCCGTTGGCGTGTCGTTGTCGATGGCTTCGTAATCCAGCCACATCTTGAATTGGCCGCCGGCCTGATACCAATCGTTGAGGTAATCGTCCCGTGAATCGGCCGGCATCAGGCGCAGGAAATTCTGCTCTGCGCCGTTGCGGATCAGGTCGAAATACAGGCGCGTCTGCGCTTGGTGCGACACGTTGCCGAACACGTCGAAGTTGACCGCCAACTGATAATACGTGCGCTCCAACAGCGGAAAGTCGAACAGCCAGAGGGTTTGCGGCACGTCGCCGATCAGGCCTTTGTTTACCGAAGCACTGTCGAAATGCCGAAAGATGCTCAACAGCGCGTTGTCATTGCCCGCCCACAAGGTCGACCAACTCGGTGCTGGCAATTCCCCGTAATTGTCTCGACGCAGCGCTTCGTACTCGTTGCGTTTGTTGCGGTAGTCATGCCACAGGCTCAGGACGCTGCCCACATCGTCGTTCTGCCCCGGCATCGCCAGCAACGGCGTGGCCTGGCCGCGGTAGTTCGGGTCGGTGATGTAGAGGTCGTGTTCCGGCGCCTGGAACAGTGCCCAGAAGTGATCACGGATCACGTCGGTAGCAATCTGGCCACGGCAGACCGGCCCACGAATGAAGGTGCGCACAAAGTATTCGGCGTTATCGAGCATGAACTGATAACGCGCCTGCGCCGGGATCGCTTCGAAAGTGGTGAACGGATTGGCCCGGCGTTCCGGACCGTACCCCGGCAAGGCGTTGACCTGCCATTGACCGTTGTAAAACAGGCTTTTGATCCGCGCCATCTTCGCTGCGCTCAGCGGATAGGTGATGTGGGTCTTGTGCACGATTACGCCTTGCACCGGCCACAAGCGGTAATACACCTGAGTGCCCGGATCGTCGTTCGGGCGCCGGGTATTGATCAGATCGATCGGCTGGCCAGTCGGGGTTCGCGAACGGACCCACTGGAAGAAGTGCCCCGGCTCGCCGTCCTTGAAATAGAGATGAGCGAGGAACCAATGCTCGAATAACCAGCGGCCGACCAGGCTTTGTCTGGCACCCGGCGAATTGAGCAGATTTTCCCACTGCACCACCTGTAACGCTTCTTTCGCTGAAGGCACCAGGCCTTGCTCATCAATGGGCGCGCCGGAGGCCAGCCAGCGTTGCAGCGTCTGGTATTGCTGGTCGGTCAGGCCGGTGACCGCCAGCGGCATGCCTTCTTTCGGATGGGTGCTGGCGTAGCCGCCGAACTCCGCCGGCATGGCGCACATGTTTTCCCGGTTCAAGCCCAGGACGATGTCTTGCGGCAACTTGGCATTGGGTTGCAGCGGGGTTGTGTGGCCCAGCTCCAGCATTCGCGCCATCAAAGCAGCCTGGCTGCCTTGGGCGTCAAGGACCGAATAGAAGCCCTTCTGCTGCCAGGCGCGTTTACCGAACGCGTCATAAAACAACCGGGTCGGCGCGGCGGCCTGGCTGCGTTCGCCATCGTAGACCGGGGATTTGGTCGCGCCACGCGACACCCCTTCACCGCTGCCCAGATTGAGCTGACAGGCGGAGTCGTAGCAGGCATGGCAGGCCACGCACTTTTCGGTGAAGATCGGTTGGATATCCTGCGTGTAGGAAATCGCCGGACCTTGCGCAACGGCACCCCAGCTTAAAAGCAGCATAAATATGCTGGTGATGACGCGATACGACATGTCCCTGATCCTGATCCTGAAAAAACGCCGCGATTCTACCGGGCCAGCACGCGCCCCAACATGAGCGATATTCATGAAAAACCGGGACATGCTCTAAAACCGCACAGGTTTGCTATTATCCCGGCCCTTCGTCATGGTCTTTTCGAGTAGTCCCAATGTCCGATCGCAGTGTTCGCCTTCAAGCTCTCAAGCACGCCCTCAAAGAGCGCATCCTGATTCTCGATGGCGGCATGGGCACGATGATCCAGAGCTACAAGCTCGAAGAGCAGGATTACCGGGGCAAACGCTTCGCCGACTGGCCGAGCGACGTCAAGGGCAACAACGACCTGCTGGTGCTGACCCGCCCTGACGTGATTGGCGGCATCGAGAAAGCCTACCTGGATGCCGGCGCCGACATTCTGGAAACCAACACCTTTAATGCCACCCGGATTTCCATGGCCGATTACGGCATGGAAGAGCTGGCCTACGAACTGAACGTAGAAGGTGCCCGCCTGGCGCGCAAGGTCGCCGATGCGAAAACCCTGGAGAACCCGGACAAGCCGCGCTTCGTTGCCGGCGTCCTCGGCCCGACCAGCCGCACCTGCTCGCTGTCGCCGGACGTGAACAACCCCGGCTATCGCAACGTGACCTTCGATGAACTGGTGGAAAACTACACCGAGGCCACCAAAGGCCTGATCGAAGGTGGCGCCGACCTGATCCTGATCGAAACCATTTTCGACACACTGAACGCCAAAGCGGCGATCTTCGCCGTGCAAGGGGTGTTCGAAGAGCTGGGCGTCGAACTGCCGATCATGATCTCCGGCACCATCACCGACGCCTCCGGCCGCACCCTGTCCGGCCAGACCACCGAAGCGTTCTGGAACTCGGTGGCCCATGCCAAGCCAATCTCCGTCGGCCTGAACTGCGCCCTCGGTGCCAGTGAGTTGCGTCCGTACCTGGAAGAGCTGTCGAACAAGGCCGGCACCCACGTTTCGGCGCACCCGAACGCCGGCCTGCCGAACGAATTCGGCGAATACGACGAATTGCCGTCGGAAACCGCCAAGGTCATCGAGGAGTTCGCCCAGAGCGGCTTCCTCAACATCGTCGGCGGCTGCTGCGGCACCACGCCGGGCCACATCGAAGCCATCGCCAACGCCGTGGCCGGTTATGCGCCACGTGTTATTCCGGAAATCCCGAAGGCTTGCCGCCTCTCCGGTTTGGAACCGTTCACCATCGATCGCAGTTCGTTGTTCGTCAACGTCGGCGAGCGCACCAACATCACTGGTTCCGCCAAGTTCGCCCGGCTGATCCGTGAAGACAATTACACCGAAGCGCTGGAAGTCGCCCTGCAACAGGTTGAAGCCGGCGCGCAGATCATCGACATCAACATGGACGAGGGGATGCTCGATTCGAAGAAGGCCATGGTGACCTTCCTCAATCTGATTGCCGGTGAACCGGACATCTCCCGCGTGCCGATCATGATCGACTCCTCGAAGTGGGAAGTGATCGAAGCCGGCCTGAAATGCATTCAGGGCAAGGGCATCGTCAACTCGATCAGCATGAAAGAAGGCGTCGAGCAATTCATTCACCACGCCAAACTGTGCAAGCGCTACGGTGCCGCAGTCGTCGTGATGGCGTTCGACGAAGCCGGCCAGGCCGACACCGAAGCGCGCAAGAAAGAAATCTGCAAACGCTCCTACGACATTCTGGTCAACGAAGTCGGCTTCCCGCCGGAAGACATCATCTTCGACCCGAACATCTTTGCCGTGGCCACCGGCATTGAAGAACACAACAACTACGCCGTGGACTTCATCAACGCCTGCGCCTACATCCGCGACGAGCTGCCGTACGCGCTGACCTCGGGCGGCGTTTCCAACGTGTCGTTCTCGTTCCGTGGCAACAACCCGGTGCGCGAGGCGATTCACTCGGTGTTCCTGCTGTATGCGATCCGCAACGGCCTGACCATGGGCATCGTCAACGCCGGCCAGCTGGAGATCTACGACCAGATCCCGGCCGAGCTGCGCGACGCGGTTGAAGACGTAGTACTCAACCGCACTCCGAACGGCACTGACGCCCTCCTCGCCATTGCCGACAAGTACAAGGGCGACGGCAGCGTCAAGGAAGCCGAGACCGAAGAGTGGCGCAACTGGGACGTCAACAAGCGTCTGGAGCATGCGCTGGTCAAGGGCATCACCACGCACATCGTTGAAGACACCGAAGAATCGCGCCAGTCGTTCGCCCGCCCGATCGAAGTGATCGAAGGCCCGCTGATGTCCGGCATGAACATCGTCGGCGACCTGTTCGGTGCCGGCAAAATGTTCCTGCCGCAAGTAGTGAAATCCGCTCGTGTGATGAAGCAAGCCGTAGCCCACTTGATCCCGTTCATCGAGCTGGAAAAAGGTGACAAGCCGCAAGCCAAGGGCAAGATCCTGATGGCCACGGTGAAAGGCGACGTGCACGACATCGGCAAGAACATCGTCGGCGTGGTGCTGGGTTGTAACGGCTACGACATCGTCGACCTCGGCGTGATGGTCCCGGCGGAGAAGATCCTGCAGGTTGCCAAGGAGCAGAAGTGCGACATCATCGGCCTGTCCGGTCTGATCACGCCTTCGCTGGATGAAATGGTCCACGTCGCCCGTGAGATGCAGCGTCAGGACTTCCATTTACCCCTGATGATCGGTGGCGCGACCACTTCCAAGGCGCACACGGCGGTGAAGATCGAGCCGAAGTACAGCAACGATGCGGTGATCTACGTCACCGACGCCTCCCGCGCCGTGGGCGTGGCGACGCAGTTGCTGTCCAAGGAATTGAAACCGGCGTTTGTCGAGAAGACCCGCCTGGAATACATCGACGTTCGCGAGCGCACCGCCAACCGCAGCGCCCGCACCGAACGCCTGAGCTACCCGGCCGCCATCGCCAAGAAGCCGCAGTTCGACTGGAGCGCCTATGAGCCGGTCAAACCGACCTTTACCGGATCGCGTGTGCTGGACAACATTGATCTGAAGGTGCTGGCCGAGTACATCGACTGGACGCCGTTCTTTATCTCCTGGGACCTGGCCGGCAAGTTCCCGCGCATCCTCACGGACGAAGTGGTCGGTGAAGCCGCCACCGCGCTGTACGCCGACGCCCAGGAAATGCTTGCCAAACTGATCGACGAAAAACTCATCAGCGCCCGCGCAGTGTTTGGCTTCTGGCCGGCCAACCAGGTGCGCGAGGATGACATCGAAGTCTATGGCGATGACGGCAAGCCACTGGCCAAGCTGCATCACCTGCGTCAACAAATCATCAAGACCGACGGCAAGCCAAACTTCTCCCTCGCCGACTTCGTCGCGCCGAAGGACAGCGAAATCACCGACTACGTAGGTGGCTTCATCACCACCGCCGGCATCGGTGCAGAAGAAGTGGCCAAGGCCTATCAAGACGCTGGCGACGATTACAACTCGATCATGGTCAAGGCTCTGGCCGACCGTTTGGCCGAGGCCTGCGCCGAATGGCTGCACCAGCAAGTGCGTAAAGACTACTGGGGTTACGCCAAGGATGAGACGCTCGACAACGAGGCGCTGATCAAAGAGCAATACACCGGCATCCGCCCTGCTCCCGGCTATCCGGCCTGCCCGGATCACACCGAGAAAAGCACCCTGTTTGCCTTGCTCGACCCTGAAGCCAGCGAAATGCAGGCTGGCCGCAGCGGTGTGTTCCTCACCGAGCACTACGCAATGTTCCCGGCAGCGGCGGTCAGCGGCTGGTATTTCGCTCACCCGCAGGCGCAATATTTTGCGGTAGGCAAGATCGACAAAGACCAGGTGCAGAGCTACACGTCGCGTAAAGGGCAGGAATTGAGCGTGACTGAGCGGTGGCTGGCACCGAACCTCGGTTACGACAACTAACCCAGTGTCATGGCCACAATACTGTGGCCAACAGAGATCCCCTGTGGGAGCGGGCTTGCTCGCGAAGACGGTGTAACAGTCAGCGAAAGTGTTGGATGTTACGGCCCCCTCGCGAGCAAGCCCGCTCCCACAGTTGTTTTGGGTCGTTCACAAATGTGCGGATCAACCCGCTCCCACATTTGGTTTGTGCATGCCGGGGATTGTCTATGCTTAGCTCTCACACATAAGTGACGAGGGGTTTATGGACGATCCAGTCGACAACAAGCCGCCGAGCTTCTGGCAGATGCTGCACAGTGTCATGGCTGCGGCGTTCGGGGTGCAGAGCGGGAAGAACCGGGCGCGGGATTTCACCCACGGCAAGCCGAGTCATTTCGTGATTCTGGGGATTCTGTTCACGGCGGTGTTTGCCCTGACGCTGTTTGGCATCGTGCAATTGGTGGTGCATCTGGCGGGACGTTAGTGCATCAGGGTTTTCAGGCTGAACGGATAGCGATAGGACGTCGGCCGCCCCTTGGCCGACAAGCGACGGAAGTTCACCCCGTAATTCGGCGATGCGCCCATGGCCAGCAACCGCTTGGCCTGGGCCTTGTCGATCAATTGCAGTAACGGAATCAGCCGGTCGCGCCCGCCGTACTGGTCCAGGTCCACGCCCTGTTCATGGTCATGCAACTCCACGAGCGCCCAACCGCCCAACGTGAAGTGTCCGCCCAACAATACGCTCAAGCGCCCGTCAACCATCGCCTGCAACGCGGCGGGCGACGCGTTCACTCCGCTGAACAACGCATCTTTGCCGGGCACTCCACCCGTCTCCGAATACGCCTGCATGGCGCCAAACGCCATTTCGTCATTGGCCGACCACACCAGCGAGACCTTCGGATAACGCCGGAACAGCAATTTGGCTTGTTCATAGGCCCGGCCCTGGGTCCAGCCGCCGTAAACCAGTTGGCGCAAACGCACTTCAGGGTGCTCGGCCAAGGCGCGCATCATGCCTTGCTCGCGCAACTGCGCCGACGGTGTGATCTTCAAGCCGGAAAACGCCAGTAGCTCGATGACCTCGCCGGGCGCTACCGGGGGATGCTGGCGGATCAGATCCTTGAGCATCAGGTAACCGCCCTCCTCGTCGTTCGGCACCAGGCTGCCCAATCGATCGGAGCGTTCGCCCAACAGACTCAGCTGGTTGGCCGTCAGCGCAGCGTTGACCGTGAACAGTTTGACCCCGCTGCCTTGGGCCAGACGCAAAATTTGCGGAGCGACATACTGTTCGTTGACGAACACCAGATAGTCCGGACGATCAGGACCTTGCAGCGCAAGACGGGCTTGCGCCACGGTGAGTTCGGGCATGCGTTGGGAATAGAGAATCCGCAGATCGATGCCCAGATCCGTGGCAGCCGCCTGCATAAATTGCGAATAGCTGACCCAGAAGGTTTCATCCGTCTTCCCGGGATTCAGGAACAACACCGATTCCGCATGCGCAGCAGGGCCGTAAGCCGCGCCAAGCATCAGCAAGAAGGTGTAGAAAAACTTCAACATTAACGTCCGAGCCCCCGAAATTTCGCCGCGCATTATAGCCAGCGAAGCCCCGGAAAACGGCGTTTATTCCGGCTTTTGTCCGACAATCGTCGGAACCGGGCCCGGACGGGGTCGGTTATTGATGGCTGACCCAAAATACCGCAGTGCCCACGACCAGGATGATCAGGAACAGAATCGCCCAAGCATCGACCGTGCTGTCAGGCTTTGTCGCTTTGGTAGGGTTGCTCATTGCATCGCCTCTTGTCGGTTTTATCGGTGATTGCATAAAGACTCGACCACAGTAAAGACGACGATTGCCCGCACGACAAATACGGGTTTATCAATAACGGCTCTCGTTAGTCGTTTTGGTTCTTTACATATACTCAAACATCACTTTTGCGCATAACTGCAAACTGGTATCTTGCCCCGGCTCCATAGGGAGTGCGCGGCCGTGCGCGCAGAATTGCCGAGGCAGTACCGGAGACCTCCAGGCGAAAAAACGCAACGGGATCCGACCGGCCCAAGCCTGAGAACAGGACTTATATGTACGTATATGACGAGTACGATCAGCGGATCATCGAGGACCGCGTCAAGCAGTTCCGTGATCAGACCCGACGCTATCTGGCAGGCGAGCTGAGCGAAGAAGAATTCCGCCCCCTGCGCCTGCAAAACGGGCTTTATATCCAACGCTTCGCGCCGATGTTGCGGGTGGCGGTGCCTTACGGCCAACTGACTTCGCGCCAGACGCGAATGATGGCCAAGATCGCCCGCGACTACGACAAGGGCTATGCCCACATCAGCACCCGGCAGAACGTGCAGTTCAACTGGCCGGCGCTGGAAGACATCCCGGACATTCTCGCTGAGCTGGCCACCGTGCAGATGCACGCGATCCAGACCAGCGGCAACTGCCTGCGCAACGTCACCACCGACCAGTTCGCCGGTGTCGCGGCCGATGAGCTGATCGACCCGCGCCCATGGTGCGAGATCGTTCGCCAGTGGACCA is drawn from Pseudomonas sp. 31-12 and contains these coding sequences:
- a CDS encoding acyltransferase, with translation MLISVQALRAVAAWTVVCHHFMQIFFDFQARGPVGQMFIDKGAVGVDIFFVISGLVIFLSTEGKSLPPGRFLLYRLFRIVPAYWLYTVLMALVVVFAQPVLPDQTIDWSHFLLSLLFIPTENPGGYGIYPTLNVGWTLNYEMLFYVLFAWALLFRLQVRLLIVGALLFVVCQAWTGYGWISEFYHSDIVYEFLLGIAIGMIYRRGWIKPGFWLPLLGIGGALLAIYNLAPQPRFIAWGVPSAVLVMACMALERFFENTRLFKVLGDCSYSVYLMHVLVLSAGGFFAQRYGVNPYVMFAVCVLTIGVASWASYEFVEKSSYRWLKGWIDGESASNVVPALSRQKY
- a CDS encoding fatty acid cis/trans isomerase, with translation MSYRVITSIFMLLLSWGAVAQGPAISYTQDIQPIFTEKCVACHACYDSACQLNLGSGEGVSRGATKSPVYDGERSQAAAPTRLFYDAFGKRAWQQKGFYSVLDAQGSQAALMARMLELGHTTPLQPNAKLPQDIVLGLNRENMCAMPAEFGGYASTHPKEGMPLAVTGLTDQQYQTLQRWLASGAPIDEQGLVPSAKEALQVVQWENLLNSPGARQSLVGRWLFEHWFLAHLYFKDGEPGHFFQWVRSRTPTGQPIDLINTRRPNDDPGTQVYYRLWPVQGVIVHKTHITYPLSAAKMARIKSLFYNGQWQVNALPGYGPERRANPFTTFEAIPAQARYQFMLDNAEYFVRTFIRGPVCRGQIATDVIRDHFWALFQAPEHDLYITDPNYRGQATPLLAMPGQNDDVGSVLSLWHDYRNKRNEYEALRRDNYGELPAPSWSTLWAGNDNALLSIFRHFDSASVNKGLIGDVPQTLWLFDFPLLERTYYQLAVNFDVFGNVSHQAQTRLYFDLIRNGAEQNFLRLMPADSRDDYLNDWYQAGGQFKMWLDYEAIDNDTPTALKLDEKDPKRDFAMQLLTRYGELNARPDPINRCDGAYCSRPNIDPALQSAEQALSRLTSRPAAGLKVIDQLPEATMLRIETASGKREVYSLLRNRAHSNVAFLLGESRRYQPGLDTVTIFPGVLSSYPNFMFNIPADQVPAFVDAMENAKDAHRFEKIVERWGIRRSHPQFWFYFHDLSRYIHETEPVEEGVLDMNRYENL
- the metH gene encoding methionine synthase, which gives rise to MSDRSVRLQALKHALKERILILDGGMGTMIQSYKLEEQDYRGKRFADWPSDVKGNNDLLVLTRPDVIGGIEKAYLDAGADILETNTFNATRISMADYGMEELAYELNVEGARLARKVADAKTLENPDKPRFVAGVLGPTSRTCSLSPDVNNPGYRNVTFDELVENYTEATKGLIEGGADLILIETIFDTLNAKAAIFAVQGVFEELGVELPIMISGTITDASGRTLSGQTTEAFWNSVAHAKPISVGLNCALGASELRPYLEELSNKAGTHVSAHPNAGLPNEFGEYDELPSETAKVIEEFAQSGFLNIVGGCCGTTPGHIEAIANAVAGYAPRVIPEIPKACRLSGLEPFTIDRSSLFVNVGERTNITGSAKFARLIREDNYTEALEVALQQVEAGAQIIDINMDEGMLDSKKAMVTFLNLIAGEPDISRVPIMIDSSKWEVIEAGLKCIQGKGIVNSISMKEGVEQFIHHAKLCKRYGAAVVVMAFDEAGQADTEARKKEICKRSYDILVNEVGFPPEDIIFDPNIFAVATGIEEHNNYAVDFINACAYIRDELPYALTSGGVSNVSFSFRGNNPVREAIHSVFLLYAIRNGLTMGIVNAGQLEIYDQIPAELRDAVEDVVLNRTPNGTDALLAIADKYKGDGSVKEAETEEWRNWDVNKRLEHALVKGITTHIVEDTEESRQSFARPIEVIEGPLMSGMNIVGDLFGAGKMFLPQVVKSARVMKQAVAHLIPFIELEKGDKPQAKGKILMATVKGDVHDIGKNIVGVVLGCNGYDIVDLGVMVPAEKILQVAKEQKCDIIGLSGLITPSLDEMVHVAREMQRQDFHLPLMIGGATTSKAHTAVKIEPKYSNDAVIYVTDASRAVGVATQLLSKELKPAFVEKTRLEYIDVRERTANRSARTERLSYPAAIAKKPQFDWSAYEPVKPTFTGSRVLDNIDLKVLAEYIDWTPFFISWDLAGKFPRILTDEVVGEAATALYADAQEMLAKLIDEKLISARAVFGFWPANQVREDDIEVYGDDGKPLAKLHHLRQQIIKTDGKPNFSLADFVAPKDSEITDYVGGFITTAGIGAEEVAKAYQDAGDDYNSIMVKALADRLAEACAEWLHQQVRKDYWGYAKDETLDNEALIKEQYTGIRPAPGYPACPDHTEKSTLFALLDPEASEMQAGRSGVFLTEHYAMFPAAAVSGWYFAHPQAQYFAVGKIDKDQVQSYTSRKGQELSVTERWLAPNLGYDN
- a CDS encoding DUF2970 domain-containing protein; its protein translation is MDDPVDNKPPSFWQMLHSVMAAAFGVQSGKNRARDFTHGKPSHFVILGILFTAVFALTLFGIVQLVVHLAGR
- a CDS encoding ABC transporter substrate-binding protein; amino-acid sequence: MLKFFYTFLLMLGAAYGPAAHAESVLFLNPGKTDETFWVSYSQFMQAAATDLGIDLRILYSQRMPELTVAQARLALQGPDRPDYLVFVNEQYVAPQILRLAQGSGVKLFTVNAALTANQLSLLGERSDRLGSLVPNDEEGGYLMLKDLIRQHPPVAPGEVIELLAFSGLKITPSAQLREQGMMRALAEHPEVRLRQLVYGGWTQGRAYEQAKLLFRRYPKVSLVWSANDEMAFGAMQAYSETGGVPGKDALFSGVNASPAALQAMVDGRLSVLLGGHFTLGGWALVELHDHEQGVDLDQYGGRDRLIPLLQLIDKAQAKRLLAMGASPNYGVNFRRLSAKGRPTSYRYPFSLKTLMH